From a single Drosophila sulfurigaster albostrigata strain 15112-1811.04 chromosome 3, ASM2355843v2, whole genome shotgun sequence genomic region:
- the LOC133841483 gene encoding toll-like receptor 7 has translation MSTTTRTTTTTTTTTVTKARLLLLLLLLAATATATHAQQCAWEFVRTTMDIKCNVRALDMGAALDLQVAETANRFELQCSADLLHASELSNGLFKKLQKLAELRVDACKLQRVPPNAFEGLMSLKKLQLETHNALWGPGKTLELHAQSFHGLRDLSELHLADNNLRQLPEGVWCNMPGLQLLNLTQNRIRAAEYLGFSEKLCLGSPNGAVSGGSELQLLDLSHNELRSLPDAWGASRLRRLQTLSLQHNNISTISANSLAGLSSLRVLNLSHNHLESLPADSFAGNKELRELHLHHNDLYDLPKGLLHRLDQLLVLDLSANQLTSHHVDNNTFAGLIRLIVLNLSNNALTRIGAKTFKELYFLQILDMRNNSIGHIEEGAFLPLYNLHTLNLAENRLHTLDNRIFNGLFVLTKLTLNNNLISIVESQAFRNCSDLKELDLSSNQLLEVPDAVQDLSMLKTLDLGENQISDFKNGTFNNLNQLTGLRLIDNRIGNITVGMFQQLPRLSVLNLAKNRIQSIERGAFDRNTEIEAIRLDKNFLTDINGIFATLASLLWLNLSENHLVWFDYAFIPSNLKWLDIHGNYIEALGNYYKLQEELRVSTLDASHNRITEISPNSVPNSIELLFINNNIISQIQPNSFVDKTRLARVDLYANVLSKLNLNALRVAPVAQDKPLPEFYLGGNPFECDCSMEWLQRINNLTTQQHPRVVDLGNIECLMPHSRQAPVRQLSHLTAADFVCKYDSHCPATCHCCEYESCDCEMICPNNCSCFHDANWSSNIVDCGKMDLINLPPRLPQDINVLFLDGNNLPLLQASHLSGQRNLHTLYLNDSNVQQLEPGSLAQLPNLRVLHLELNKLTTLDADTFRSLTLLRELHLQGNQLTLIGNATFEPLVSLQLLRLDNNRLSVLPLQQLSNLQYRNNLQGLTLGRNAWSCRCQQLRELVQFVADNALVVRDVADIYCVDAGIKRELELLGLGQEKLPSSDCSELLDASASNISSAQDLTNGYRLPLLAAVLVLIFLVVVLIIVFVFRESVRMWLFAHYGVRVCEPRFEDAGKLYDAIILHSEKDYEFVCRNIAAELEHGRPPFRLCIQQRDLPPQASHLQLVEGARASRKIILVLTRHLLATEWQRVEFRNAFHEALRGLAQKLVIIEETSVSSEAEDVAELAPYLKSVPSNRLLTCDRYFWEKLRYAIPIELSPRGNNYTLDHHERFKQPVSPGLIFRQAPPPPAYYCTEDMEANYSSATTATPSPRPMRPVVESMAMRPPSEHIYHSIESEYSAYDQHEALSMMPSGMLHHGHPHSQQMQAHQLQQLARQQQQQRLLQPQFRAPAAAASAPATSTAPVHLRSGSGLSQASTSTQSTAQASTSAAAAQQQQQQQQQQQQQQQQQAAAGGEVGSTNKNSGQAFLV, from the coding sequence atgtcgacgacaacaagaacaacaacaacaacaacaacaactacagttACAAAAGCacgcctgttgctgctgctgctactgctggcagcgacggcgacagcgacgcatGCGCAGCAGTGCGCCTGGGAATTTGTGCGCACCACAATGGACATCAAGTGCAATGTGCGAGCCTTAGACATGGGCGCCGCGCTCGATCTCCAAGTGGCGGAGACAGCGAATCGCTTCGAGCTGCAGTGCAGCGCCGATTTGCTGCACGCCAGCGAACTGAGCAACGGTCTGTTCAAGAAGCTGCAGAAGCTCGCCGAGCTGCGTGTGGATGCCTGCAAGTTGCAACGTGTGCCCCCAAATGCCTTCGAGGGCCTCATGTCGCTCAAGAAGCTGCAGCTGGAGACGCACAATGCGCTCTGGGGACCCGGCAAGACGCTCGAGCTGCACGCTCAATCGTTCCACGGTCTGCGCGATCTGAGTGAACTGCATTTGGCCGACAACAATTTGCGGCAACTGCCCGAGGGCGTGTGGTGCAACATGCCCGGCCTGCAGCTGCTCAATCTCACCCAGAATCGCATTCGCGCCGCGGAGTATTTGGGTTTCTCCGAGAAACTGTGCCTCGGCTCGCCCAATGGCGCTGTGAGTGGCGGCTCCGAGTTGCAACTGCTCGATTTGTCGCACAACGAGCTGCGTTCGCTGCCCGATGCGTGGGGCGCCTCCCGGCTGCGTCGCCTGCAGACTCTGAGCTTGCAACACAACAATATTAGCACGATCTCGGCCAATTCTCTGGCTGGTCTCAGTTCGCTGCGTGTGCTCAACTTGTCGCACAATCATCTGGAGTCGTTGCCCGCGGACTCGTTTGCCGGCAACAAGGAGTTGCGCGAGTTGCATCTGCACCACAACGATCTCTACGATCTGCCTAAGGGTCTGCTCCATCGTCTCGATCAGCTGCTCGTGCTCGATCTCTCTGCCAATCAGCTGACCAGCCATCATGTGGATAACAACACCTTCGCTGGCCTGATTCGCCTGATTGTCTTGAATCTTTCAAATAACGCGCTGACTCGCATTGGTGCCAAGACCTTTAAGGAGTTGTACTTCCTGCAGATTCTCGACATGCGCAACAATTCCATTGGCCACATCGAGGAGGGCGCCTTCCTGCCCCTCTACAATTTGCACACCTTAAACCTGGCCGAGAACCGTCTGCACACTTTGGACAATCGCATCTTCAACGGTTTGTTTGTGCTCACCAAACTGACGCTGAACAACAATCTGATCAGCATCGTCGAGTCTCAGGCCTTCCGCAATTGTTCCGACCTCAAGGAGTTGGATCTGAGCTCCAATCAGCTGCTCGAGGTGCCCGACGCTGTGCAGGACTTGAGCATGCTGAAGACACTCGATTTGGGAGAGAATCAGATCTCGGACTTTAAGAACGGCACCTTCAACAATCTGAATCAGCTGACGGGTCTGCGATTGATCGACAACCGCATTGGCAACATCACCGTGGGCATGTTCCAGCAGCTGCCCCGTTTGAGTGTCTTGAATCTGGCCAAGAATCGCATTCAGAGCATCGAGCGTGGCGCCTTCGATCGCAACACTGAAATCGAAGCTATTCGTTTGGATAAGAACTTCCTCACCGACATCAATGGAATCTTTGCCACACTCGCTTCGCTGCTTTGGTTGAATCTGTCCGAGAATCATTTGGTGTGGTTCGATTACGCCTTCATCCCGTCCAACCTCAAGTGGCTGGACATCCACGGCAACTACATTGAAGCCCTGGGCAACTACTACAAACTGCAGGAGGAACTCCGAGTCAGCACCTTAGACGCCAGTCACAATCGCATCACGGAAATCTCCCCGAACTCGGTTCCCAACTCGATTGAGTTGTTgttcatcaacaacaacatcatcagccAGATTCAGCCAAACAGTTTTGTGGACAAGACGCGGTTGGCTCGTGTCGATCTCTATGCCAACGTGCTGTCCAAGCTCAACCTGAATGCGCTGCGTGTGGCACCTGTGGCACAGGACAAACCCCTGCCCGAATTCTACCTCGGTGGAAATCCCTTCGAGTGCGACTGTTCGATGGAGTGGCTGCAACGCATCAACAACCTGACCACACAGCAGCATCCGCGAGTCGTCGATCTGGGCAACATTGAGTGCCTCATGCCACACAGTCGCCAGGCGCCAGTGCGTCAACTGTCGCATCTCACAGCCGCTGACTTTGTGTGCAAATACGATTCGCATTGccctgccacatgccactgcTGCGAGTACGAGAGCTGCGACTGCGAGATGATTTGCCccaacaactgcagctgcttcCACGACGCCAACTGGTCGAGCAACATTGTCGACTGCGGCAAAATGGATCTGATCAACCTGCCACCACGTCTGCCACAGGATATCAACGTCTTGTTCTTGGATGGCAACAACTTGCCACTGCTGCAGGCTTCGCATCTGAGCGGACAACGCAATCTGCACACGCTCTATCTCAACGACTCGAACGTGCAACAACTCGAGCCGGGCAGCCTCGCCCAGTTGCCCAATCTGCGCGTCCTGCACCTGGAACTCAACAAGCTCACCACCCTGGATGCGGATACATTCCGTTCTTTGACGCTGCTGCGTGAGTTGCATCTGCAGGGCAATCAGCTGACGCTAATTGGCAATGCCACATTCGAGCCGCTGGTGTCGCTGCAACTTCTGCGACTGGACAACAATCGGTTGAGCGTGTTGCCACTGCAACAGCTCTCGAATCTGCAGTACCGCAACAATCTCCAGGGACTCACTCTCGGTCGCAATGCGTGGAGCTGTCGTTGCCAGCAGCTGCGCGAACTCGTCCAGTTTGTGGCAGACAACGCTCTGGTGGTGCGCGATGTGGCAGACATCTATTGCGTGGATGCAGGCATCAAGCGGGAACTCGAGCTCCTCGGCTTGGGACAGGAGAAGCTTCCCAGCAGCGATTGCTCGGAGCTGCTCGATGCGAGTGCCAGCAACATTAGCTCCGCTCAGGATCTGACCAATGGCTATCGCTTGCCCCTGCTCGCCGCTGTGCTCGTGCTCATCTTCCTCGTCGTGGTGCTCATCATCGTCTTTGTCTTCCGCGAGAGCGTGCGTATGTGGCTCTTCGCCCACTACGGTGTTCGGGTGTGTGAACCTCGCTTCGAGGATGCCGGCAAGCTGTACGACGCCATCATCCTGCACTCGGAGAAGGATTACGAGTTTGTGTGCCGTAACATTGCCGCCGAGCTGGAGCACGGTCGTCCACCCTTCCGTCTCTGCATCCAGCAGCGTGATCTGCCCCCTCAGGCGAGTCATCTGCAGCTGGTCGAGGGAGCTCGCGCTTCCAGGAAGATTATCCTAGTGCTCACACGTCATCTGCTGGCCACCGAGTGGCAGCGCGTCGAGTTCCGCAATGCATTCCACGAGGCGCTGCGCGGTCTCGCCCAGAAACTGGTCATCATCGAGGAGACGAGCGTGTCCAGCGAGGCCGAAGATGTTGCCGAGTTGGCGCCCTACCTGAAGTCGGTGCCATCGAACCGCCTGCTCACCTGCGATCGCTACTTCTGGGAGAAGCTGCGCTATGCCATCCCCATTGAGCTCTCTCCCCGAGGCAACAACTACACCCTGGATCACCACGAACGCTTCAAGCAGCCCGTCTCGCCCGGTCTGATCTTCCGCCAGGCCCCGCCACCTCCTGCCTACTACTGCACCGAGGACATGGAGGCCAACTACTCGTCGGCAACCACTGCGACACCCTCGCCACGCCCCATGCGACCCGTTGTCGAGTCGATGGCCATGCGTCCGCCCTCGGAGCACATCTATCACAGCATCGAGTCGGAGTATAGCGCCTATGATCAGCACGAGGCGTTGTCCATGATGCCCAGTGGAATGTTGCATCATGGGCATCCGCATTCGCAGCAGATGCAGGCtcatcagctgcagcagttggcacgccagcagcagcagcagcgtctgTTGCAGCCACAGTTCCGTGCCCCAGCAGCGGCTGCCTCAGCGCCTGCAACATCCACAGCGCCTGTGCATTTGCGCAGTGGCAGCGGACTCAGCCAGGCCAGCACTAGCACACAGTCAACAGCTCAGGCTTCCACTtccgcagctgcagcacaacaacaacagcagcagcagcaacaacaacaacagcagcagcagcaacaggcagcTGCTGGCGGCGAAGTTGGCAGCACCAATAAGAACAGTGGACAAGCTTTCCTGGTGTAA